ACGCTAATAATTATTTGATTTGACAGGACCTTAGTACTGCTAGCTTTTTATCGGATAATAATGTAGAGTACCAAACATTACTGTGTGTCTGTGTCCTTGTTCCAAGAACTCAAACAGTTAGCTCATAGAAATTTCTATTCGGAACTAATTTTGTCAAACTGTTTGAATTCATTCCAGTCAGTTATACCCTTGAGCCAACAGCTGGAGTACTTCGTGGAGTACAAGGAGAGACTGAAACTCGCAAAAGGGGAGTCCGTGGCCAACAAGATCATCGCGGAGGCTCTGTACATCTTCAGCATCGGCACCAACGACTTCATCGAGAACTACCTTGCCCTTCCCCTCCGGCCCGCCCAGTACACCCCGCCGGAGTATGTCGCCTACCTAATTGCCCTAGCGGACGCGGCTGTTCGTGCCGTCTACGACCTCGGCGCGCGGAAGATGGAGTTCACGGGACTCGCGCCGTTCGGGTGCCTACCTTCGGCGAGGACGCTGAACCACGACGAGCCCGGCGAGTGCAATGAGGAGTACAACAAGCTGGCGAGGAGGTTCAACGCCGAGCTGCAGGAGGCCCTGAGGAAGCTCAacggtgagctcgccggcgcgcagGTGGTCTACGCAGAGACGTACAGCTTGGCGTCTGCCATCATTGCCAGCCCGTCCGATTACGGTTAGTCTCCACATAGGATCGATGACTACTGGAGCAGAGAGTCTGCCAGAATTTACTGATGGACCGGCTTTCTTTGTGATGACCAGGATTCGAGAACGCCGTGCAAGGTTGTTGTGGTACAGGACTCATCGAAACATCAGTCCTTTGCGGCGTGGATGAACCGTTGACGTGTCAAGACGCGGACAAGTATATGTTCTTCGATTCAGTTCATCCGTCCGAGCGGACGTACCGGATAGTTGCTGACAATCTTCTGAACAACGCATTGCAAGTGTTCCTGTGACATCTCTAGTTTGTACCCGCGCAGTTTTTAATAACAAAAATATTAAACGGACCGAATTAATTAATGTTAATTAGAACCCCTTGCTAGCAGGACGTGCTGGCTGTACTAGAGATGAGAAGCACAGGTTTACCCGGCCCTATAGTGGCCCAATTAAGGGTGTTACATGTGCATGCCCTATTTATGTGAAATTAGGTTGGCGCTCACCTGTCCTTGCACCACCCTAGGTCACTGACTGGCAGGAGTGAAAATGCAAATATCAGCAGGACTGTCTTTATTCATACTGTTCTGTTAGATCACCGAGAAGATAAATCAGTACCAACCTTTCCTCCCCCTTGTGCTTATATGTGATGTAACGAATATGGCCTCATTTagaccatttcgagtgattttggtgatcgagtgattttggtgatcgagcgACAACGCAATCAATTGTACTAACAAGTTTGCGAGATATGGGGACAAACAAAGGGTGGGGAAATCATGGATTTTGGGGGAGGCCAAGCCGACATTGaatggtggtaagcatccaaacAAGTGTGTTCAATTTGTCAACTTTTgcaaatttatgcttgctttgattgtgttgtcatcaatcaccaaaaaggggggagattgtaacgaacatggccccatttaggccattccaagtgattttggtgatcgagtgaCAATGCAATCAATGTGACTAACAAATTTGTAAGATCATATTTAAAGGAATTTTTAGGTCCAATGGATGATGTCCGAACCATATCTGAGACGTCCAATTCATCGCTGATATGTTCAATACACCATGGAGGCATCCAATTCACCGTCGAGGCATCTAATTTACCCTtgagatgtccaatccaccatcgAGACACTTCAGTCGCAGTGAAAAAGCAGAGAAACGGGATTTTCAGTACCACCGGAAGTTCCGGTAGGCCATCGGATCATCTGATGACCCCCTAATCGGAAGGTCCGACGCCTCAGGACAGCGCTAATTCTCAGTGGTGTTCGAAATCAGTTGAAATCTCCATACCACTGGAAGTTCCAATGCCCCCAATATTAGGTATCAGACTAAGCACCGGACTTTCACACAAAGAGCATGTCAAAGGCGTAGCAGCAGAGCCTTCATCACTGGAAAGTCCGATGGCCATCGGAGCAAGACATCAGAGCAATGAGGTCAGCACTGTTGTGACACGACCAGACAAAGCTTCagcaccggaaggtccgatgCCCCGTTGGAGTATAGCATTAGATCTTCCGATAGCTACCGCATCAACTATCAGACCGCAAACGGCTACTATTCAGGCGTAGTATGACCGAAAGTCCCCCCCCCCAtcagaagttccgatgcctatgcATAAAAAGGAACAACAGCTACAAAACGGCTAGTTCGAGTTGGTGACCTATATAAGCGCCTCACCGTGGCCATTTTCGAGTTGCTTGAGTTCAAAGAGACCCAATACACATTGGAGAATACAtccaagccaacccaagtgtttagtgatcaaatccttagtccttagcatacctttgagagtgttagtgctaggttagctcttgagtgagtgagagagcaaggtttactgccttgtgctgtggttctagagtgaaccaacacTTGTACACAGTGTGCCAgccccttggagtcttggtggctcactggcaacgtcaacgaccctccgacttggtgtggagcggcgtcgacatccttgtgcgggggacgtggagaacCCCATTCttcatggagaagctccttagtggaacccgaggCCAAGATGACCGAGGTGACTTGCAAGCCTTTGTGGCGAGGCAAGAAGAGgtccggaagagacttggttgcCGAGAAGCAATGCTCTCGatagagtgcttcaacaacgtgaagTAGGAATGgttttgtggctaaccgaaccatgggATAAATGTTTTCTTAGAGCAATcatgggataaatcctcgttTTGACAGtatgcttcctctcatcccctctttacgtttccgcatttcataatTCAACTTGCGTTACTctactttctagagtagtttcttgataggattggctataggttgcataacttgttttgggatgagggtttcacactagatgaaccgtagttgcacatttatatagtatgttttagtttaaatattgtgcaaactagttggagccttagattaaggttttaagttgcctaattcaccccctccccctctctacGTGCGCCAGATTCCTTTCACATGATCTCCGCTTGGTTCGTCTCCCTGCCTGCACCTTCTTTGCCTCGGCCCAGCTATGCATCATCCCCGACAATGATCAGTAAAGGGTCCTCCATCTACCTATGGACCCAGCTGCTCATCGTTGCCGGCAATGGTACGTTGTCACGGCGCCCGCACTATCCGCTCTCGCGTCCACCGCATGCTTCATTCTTTGTTGATTGGGAAATTTCCATTGGATCCATGAAGCACTGGTGGTATAGATTCAGGATCTAGAAAAGGGCACCTCGATTACAGGGTTTTCAAAGATTGATTTGGGAGAATCTTGAGTGCTGGTGTTGacgagggaggaagaggaagtggAGTTTTTTCTCGCATGAAGGAACAGCACAACAGGTGCAACGGATAGGTCTGACAAGTCGTCTCCACTCCTACTCGGTATCGATGCTGATGCTGCGGGTGTTATGGGTTTCTTGGCATGCTGAGCTGGCGTGGGCCCATCTAATTTTAGCATCGGCACCACTATGGCTAGTCTTAGGCTATGCGCACCGGATACGCTATGCGACCTGGTACCCCATCCTACAGGACGAGTTTAGCATCAAATGTGTTGCAACGGGTACGCTAAACACTTTCGCTATCGTACTAGAAGCCCGcccatccgccaactctggTGTGGTAGCGAATGTCTGCTACCACGCGACGTGGCGCAGGGCCCACCGCTGGCAACCATCCCCGACCCTCCCGCCGCACGCACAAAGTCCCGCCGGTGCCATGGACCCACCGCACCGCGCCGTCGGAGCTCCTGCtgctccgcccccgccgcgctgccgccgcagaTCCACAATGTGGATGGGAGAAGGGGAAGGGAGAGGgtgggaaggaggggaaggggccTCCGCCATGCTCCGCCGCTGGCACCCCGCCGCGtagctcgccgctgccgccgagcctcgccgcgcaggccgcaCCGTTGGCGCGCAGAAGCCCCGTCGTCGTGTAGGCCGTGCACTCACCCGTCACTTGCGGCGTCTTCCCACGCACGCGGAGCCCCGCTGCCTGACGCATGGGAGGGGAGCTGAGCTGTCGGGTGGCAGGGGCGGgcgctgtcggtgtttaccgctaagcctactcagggataccattagcagtaggattgtaggtagggatcgactactctggaactcgatggtgcaaggaacacaagaattAGATAGGCCCGGGCCGCAAGATGcttaataccctacgtcctgtgtggttgcttgtattgccttaggtgttgatgtgtatcgagggggtccctgctcacccttatatatccggaggggacagggttacatgaaaagtcctagccgagtacagttagagtcctactacaacacaatcaggTAGCTTCCTTGTACTGTAgttagttctacacctattcggatagttacatgagaggtaaggtacatctatgtgctatcccttactctagaacattctatgcctataaacaGTCCCGCTATtctgggtctgacaagcccccgagttcttcatagccgagtcctgcaggcgtcgagtacttggcgaTGTGTCTTCGAATACTTCAAGTAAACAGAATACCCTCCTGGTTGCTTGTGGGCCTTTCTTCAGGtacgtcgagtagtcttccATGTACTTTTGGTTGCTCCGagactgtgaggtgctcaagccccgaaatcttgatcatatatggtgcacgaagtattcgcgctccatatggagtagctcccgagccttaggttgaatcgtagaatcaggctgagggtcacttcagtctttttcttcttttattttccaaaaaaattaaaaaataaatctctacTGCCACATATCCTGCAGCCCTCGAGCCTT
This sequence is a window from Panicum virgatum strain AP13 chromosome 7K, P.virgatum_v5, whole genome shotgun sequence. Protein-coding genes within it:
- the LOC120639644 gene encoding GDSL esterase/lipase At2g42990-like encodes the protein MTMSLKSLFYCLPLLVVHFSLSASTAAAGKVSAIIVFGDSTVDAGNNNFIPTVAKANFPPYGRDFDGGVATGRFSNGRLVTDFLSEAFGLPPSVPAYLDPSCTIEQLSTGVSFASAGTGLDDLTAKIPSVIPLSQQLEYFVEYKERLKLAKGESVANKIIAEALYIFSIGTNDFIENYLALPLRPAQYTPPEYVAYLIALADAAVRAVYDLGARKMEFTGLAPFGCLPSARTLNHDEPGECNEEYNKLARRFNAELQEALRKLNGELAGAQVVYAETYSLASAIIASPSDYGFENAVQGCCGTGLIETSVLCGVDEPLTCQDADKYMFFDSVHPSERTYRIVADNLLNNALQVFL